From the genome of Fibrobacter sp., one region includes:
- a CDS encoding HD domain-containing protein, protein MRSRDEIKEFLKVMRNMDMNMIDRAIAFAEFAHAGQLDKAGQAYIQHPCRVGENTAKRYCDENLTAAAYMHDVVEDGNFTITDLSAFFPKVVWATVELLTRKKAEDRSVYINDIGKNLLAIKVKLIDLDDNMNLNRLPYVTEKDYERQSRYIDEYRYLNECLYKFEEKLTKDEMDSNTYADLYM, encoded by the coding sequence ATGCGTTCTAGGGATGAAATTAAAGAATTTTTGAAGGTCATGCGAAATATGGACATGAATATGATCGACCGTGCCATTGCTTTCGCAGAATTCGCACATGCCGGACAGTTAGACAAGGCCGGACAGGCCTATATACAGCACCCATGCCGAGTCGGGGAAAATACGGCTAAGCGCTATTGTGATGAAAATTTGACCGCTGCCGCATATATGCATGATGTGGTAGAAGATGGCAATTTTACTATCACCGACCTGAGTGCATTTTTCCCAAAAGTCGTATGGGCAACCGTAGAATTGCTTACACGTAAAAAAGCTGAAGACCGTTCGGTATATATCAATGATATCGGTAAAAATTTACTTGCCATTAAGGTAAAGCTGATTGACTTGGATGACAATATGAATTTAAACCGTCTTCCATATGTCACTGAAAAGGATTATGAACGACAAAGCCGATATATCGACGAATACAGATATTTAAATGAATGCCTGTACAAGTTTGAAGAAAAATTGACCAAGGATGAAATGGATTCAAATACATATGCAGACTTGTATATGTGA
- a CDS encoding MmcB family DNA repair protein, which yields MENALTQRKQSPAFFRTHPVVVNKCAWMFGHEADLISVSAAKYCTEIEIKISTSDFLADFKKKVGHESKYIKQFYYAVPSYMTDYVLERLPENAGLIEVTPMKPVGYVRIIKQAPIHKGATKITDDMLYNLQRLMAMRYWTRQFALRKKLWYDYVDSFHKAARKR from the coding sequence ATGGAAAATGCTCTTACGCAGCGAAAGCAAAGTCCAGCATTTTTCCGTACGCATCCGGTTGTTGTAAACAAATGCGCTTGGATGTTTGGGCATGAGGCCGACTTGATTTCTGTGTCAGCAGCAAAGTATTGCACTGAGATCGAAATCAAGATTTCAACGTCCGATTTTTTGGCCGATTTTAAAAAGAAGGTTGGTCACGAATCTAAATACATTAAACAGTTCTATTATGCAGTCCCGTCCTATATGACTGATTATGTTCTTGAACGGCTTCCGGAAAATGCCGGCCTGATCGAAGTCACACCGATGAAGCCTGTAGGATATGTGCGTATCATTAAACAGGCGCCTATACATAAAGGCGCCACGAAGATTACCGATGATATGTTGTATAATCTGCAACGTCTTATGGCTATGCGGTATTGGACCCGTCAGTTCGCATTAAGGAAAAAGCTGTGGTACGATTATGTCGACTCGTTCCACAAAGCCGCTCGGAAACGTTAA
- the nrdG gene encoding anaerobic ribonucleoside-triphosphate reductase activating protein has product MNYSAIKFDDTANGDGIRVAFWVSGCRNHCKGCFNPETWNFDYGQPFTHETIDEIIKGCDKPYIDGVTILGGEPFEVENQEAISEFIYQFTKYFSDDFACKCRKTIWIYTGYKFGDLTDGGSQHTMYTDSILFAADVMVVGPFVESLKDLSLKFRGSSNQNIMVKKDGTFHVTEA; this is encoded by the coding sequence ATGAACTATAGTGCAATTAAATTTGACGATACAGCAAATGGCGATGGTATCAGGGTAGCTTTCTGGGTTAGTGGCTGCCGCAATCACTGTAAGGGTTGTTTCAACCCCGAAACATGGAATTTTGACTACGGTCAGCCGTTTACCCATGAGACTATCGATGAAATTATTAAAGGGTGCGATAAGCCGTATATTGATGGGGTGACGATTCTTGGCGGCGAACCATTTGAAGTGGAAAATCAGGAAGCGATATCTGAATTCATTTATCAGTTTACCAAATATTTTTCCGATGATTTTGCATGTAAATGCAGAAAGACGATTTGGATATATACAGGCTATAAATTTGGTGACTTGACCGATGGCGGGTCACAACATACAATGTATACGGATTCCATACTATTCGCTGCCGACGTAATGGTCGTGGGCCCGTTCGTTGAATCATTGAAAGATCTGTCACTGAAATTCAGGGGTAGTTCTAATCAAAACATAATGGTGAAGAAAGACGGTACATTCCATGTCACAGAAGCTTAA
- a CDS encoding ATP cone domain-containing protein: MIKSVIKRDDRRRAWNPTKIIGAIKNAFAASGESYTEEQIDHLVERVEEECEAILLERKRKSIPVEDVQNVVEQMLMAHTFGKTAKEFILYRQERTRVRETKNELNKVIKEIAAADLNSSNLLRDNGNVNGATVATSYAKAGGEAWKRYNLINLIKREHADAHKSGDIHIHDLDYYALTMNCLFIPLAKLLERGFDTGNGYIRSPNSIGSAAALGSIIIQSNQNQMYGGQAYAHLDDDLAVYVDRSFRKNLAYEIEAYIDYTGDNKAIEAFKLISIIGATVTIDGMEYDNTKVTMPEYVTMNRSANHMYLGDWNIPKKVVKRAIVKTDKDTYQAMEALVHNLNSLFSRSGNQLPFSSINFGLNTTKCGRMVSRNLMRATDAGLGDGSTCIFPISIFKMMAGISAIPGDPNYDLWKMACRICAKRFYPNFVSVDSTFNRPYVKFDETRVSLGVGETISLQKIASNDVVDVTIDDLASNIGIYHNKFEYAIDGKYYTFDRVEGSDVVFKWLRPETAIASMGCRTRVIGNINGPSQTDGRGNLWFTTINLPAIALRASKTDTPIESFWKELDEKLDMCAGVMMDRYELIANRKYENFPFLMQNGVYLTSDDVKHDTQDTIREVLKQGSNSIGYIGIYEVCQILLDKTYGIDKEAFDFGLSIVKHIREYTDRKEKETGLNWSTFATPAENVCGRFAELDKKRYGNIKNITDKGYYTNSHMLPFDIETTLDNKLANEAPFHALTNAGHIFYYKIEGNPESNVAAVEAAIRAMYEANLGYFTITFDQDTCRECGFRGIIGATCPHCGVKDDGENILRIRRITGYLVGRPGQSIKKSWGVGKQNELKRRKNI, from the coding sequence ATGATTAAATCAGTTATAAAGCGTGATGACAGGCGACGTGCTTGGAATCCGACGAAGATTATTGGTGCCATAAAAAATGCGTTTGCTGCGTCGGGAGAATCCTATACGGAAGAACAGATTGATCATCTTGTTGAACGTGTTGAAGAAGAATGCGAAGCTATCTTGTTGGAACGTAAGAGAAAATCGATTCCTGTTGAAGATGTGCAGAATGTCGTTGAACAGATGTTGATGGCGCACACGTTTGGGAAGACTGCAAAGGAATTTATCCTCTACCGTCAGGAACGTACCCGTGTTCGTGAAACCAAGAATGAATTGAATAAGGTAATCAAGGAGATTGCCGCCGCTGACCTGAACTCGTCTAACCTCTTGCGTGACAACGGTAATGTCAATGGCGCTACCGTTGCCACGTCTTATGCAAAGGCTGGTGGCGAAGCGTGGAAACGCTACAATTTGATTAACCTTATCAAGCGTGAACATGCTGATGCGCACAAGTCCGGCGATATTCATATTCACGACCTTGACTATTATGCGCTGACCATGAACTGCCTGTTCATCCCACTTGCAAAGCTTCTTGAACGTGGTTTTGATACCGGTAATGGCTATATTCGTTCCCCTAACTCAATTGGCTCCGCTGCGGCACTTGGCAGCATTATCATTCAATCCAACCAGAATCAAATGTATGGTGGTCAGGCTTATGCGCATTTGGATGACGATCTGGCTGTTTATGTAGATCGCAGTTTCCGAAAGAACTTGGCATATGAAATTGAAGCCTATATTGACTATACTGGTGACAATAAGGCTATTGAGGCATTTAAGCTCATTTCGATTATCGGGGCTACCGTTACGATCGATGGCATGGAATACGATAATACCAAGGTGACTATGCCTGAATATGTTACCATGAACAGGTCCGCTAATCACATGTATCTTGGTGACTGGAATATTCCTAAGAAGGTTGTGAAACGAGCCATTGTTAAGACGGACAAGGATACTTATCAGGCTATGGAAGCATTGGTTCATAACCTGAACAGTTTGTTTAGCCGTAGTGGAAACCAGCTTCCGTTCTCGTCCATCAACTTTGGATTGAATACTACTAAGTGTGGCCGAATGGTTTCCCGTAATTTAATGCGAGCAACCGATGCTGGACTTGGCGATGGTTCCACCTGTATCTTCCCGATATCCATATTTAAGATGATGGCCGGTATCAGTGCAATTCCGGGTGATCCTAACTATGATCTGTGGAAGATGGCATGCCGTATCTGTGCAAAGCGTTTCTACCCAAATTTTGTTAGTGTGGATTCAACATTTAATCGTCCGTACGTTAAGTTTGACGAAACTCGTGTGTCTTTGGGGGTTGGCGAAACAATTTCATTGCAGAAGATTGCAAGCAATGATGTCGTTGACGTGACTATTGATGATCTTGCATCCAATATTGGAATTTACCATAATAAGTTTGAGTATGCTATTGACGGCAAGTATTATACCTTTGACCGTGTAGAAGGTTCTGATGTGGTGTTTAAGTGGTTGCGTCCTGAAACAGCCATCGCCTCAATGGGTTGCCGTACCCGTGTAATCGGCAATATTAATGGTCCTTCTCAGACCGATGGCCGTGGCAACCTGTGGTTCACTACGATTAACCTTCCTGCCATTGCTCTGCGTGCATCGAAGACCGATACGCCGATTGAATCGTTCTGGAAGGAACTTGATGAGAAGTTGGATATGTGCGCTGGCGTAATGATGGATCGTTACGAATTGATTGCAAATCGTAAGTACGAGAATTTCCCGTTCCTGATGCAGAATGGCGTCTATCTTACATCTGATGACGTTAAGCATGATACGCAGGATACCATTCGTGAAGTATTGAAGCAGGGTTCTAATTCAATTGGCTATATTGGCATTTATGAAGTTTGCCAGATCCTGCTGGACAAGACCTATGGAATTGATAAGGAAGCGTTTGACTTTGGCTTGTCCATCGTTAAGCATATCCGTGAATACACTGACCGCAAGGAAAAGGAAACCGGATTGAACTGGTCTACATTCGCAACGCCTGCTGAGAACGTATGCGGCCGTTTTGCTGAATTGGATAAGAAGAGATACGGTAACATCAAGAACATTACCGATAAGGGTTATTATACCAACAGCCATATGCTGCCGTTTGATATCGAAACGACTCTGGATAACAAGCTGGCTAATGAAGCTCCATTCCATGCATTGACCAACGCTGGCCACATCTTCTATTACAAGATCGAAGGTAATCCAGAATCTAACGTAGCCGCTGTTGAGGCAGCAATCCGTGCTATGTATGAAGCCAATCTGGGTTACTTTACCATCACTTTCGATCAGGATACCTGTCGTGAATGCGGTTTCCGTGGAATCATTGGTGCTACCTGCCCGCACTGTGGCGTGAAGGATGATGGCGAAAACATTCTCCGCATCCGTCGCATTACTGGCTATCTGGTTGGCCGCCCGGGTCAGTCGATCAAGAAGAGCTGGGGTGTCGGTAAGCAAAATGAACTGAAACGTCGCAAGAATATTTAA
- a CDS encoding ATP-binding protein translates to MMNEFEPAQLLRDLGDMLLKIEIDSDMWVGRTAKEKLNYLKRKVCGENSAKYLNVGSRLLESILGIVRANTNSSVVRGYVNVVDTALNLAKASVVVNNTFIAQRYETHTDFDDLAKFMGYRDGNHICVRQLDATPEICKSVVSMTKAAQAKYHFTITKVEAPADAKSKDAHPNVTYMLAKLNGAVIGLELTYVQSKNPAANTNNQNAGEFAYINVATSMGDYHNADVPEDTLGSDILTMVESIVYSNYIDSVDVSKNIIRIDGSSIHTEPRVDVNFEIKNIDLEDMAKTCRTILNAKKRRGYILQGDPGTGKTVSIHKLIMQFTDVPVFWISPDAISDTIKMRNVFRLLNMFPGSIFVFDDIDGNNLGEKSNLTSTFITCIDATNSAKFSGILILTINEPQRLHSTIRTRAERIDEVIHVLNPNSVDQIADIVHQRYIHLGKTAPDWVDVDNDEFKAAAEKIISANFTHAHVASLISDLADLYSDGYECADFARLIDKRISSINNAKMVADSDGHITTAPAEKTNRARVLYKV, encoded by the coding sequence ATGATGAATGAATTTGAACCGGCCCAGCTTCTGCGTGATTTGGGTGATATGCTGTTGAAAATCGAAATTGACAGCGATATGTGGGTGGGTAGAACTGCTAAAGAAAAGCTGAACTATCTTAAACGTAAGGTATGTGGCGAAAACAGTGCAAAATATTTGAATGTTGGGTCTCGACTGCTGGAAAGTATTCTGGGTATTGTCAGGGCAAACACAAATAGTAGTGTTGTTCGTGGATATGTTAATGTTGTTGATACTGCGCTGAATCTTGCCAAGGCTAGTGTTGTGGTGAATAATACATTTATCGCACAGCGTTATGAGACTCATACTGATTTTGACGATCTGGCAAAATTTATGGGATACCGTGACGGCAATCATATCTGTGTGCGTCAGCTCGACGCTACACCGGAGATTTGCAAGAGTGTGGTAAGTATGACCAAGGCGGCTCAGGCGAAATATCATTTTACAATTACGAAAGTGGAAGCCCCGGCGGATGCCAAATCGAAGGATGCCCATCCTAATGTGACGTACATGTTAGCGAAGTTGAATGGCGCCGTAATTGGGTTGGAATTGACATATGTCCAATCTAAAAATCCGGCTGCCAATACTAATAATCAGAATGCCGGTGAATTTGCGTATATCAATGTAGCCACTAGCATGGGTGATTATCATAATGCCGATGTTCCTGAGGATACACTCGGGAGCGACATACTGACGATGGTGGAAAGCATTGTGTATTCCAATTACATCGATTCCGTCGATGTATCCAAAAACATCATCCGTATCGACGGTAGTTCTATTCACACTGAACCTCGTGTAGATGTGAATTTTGAGATCAAGAATATTGATCTTGAAGACATGGCGAAGACATGCCGTACGATTTTGAATGCTAAGAAGCGTCGTGGCTATATTTTGCAGGGTGATCCGGGCACAGGTAAGACCGTGTCTATTCATAAGCTGATCATGCAGTTCACTGACGTACCGGTTTTCTGGATTTCACCGGATGCCATTTCAGACACCATTAAGATGCGTAATGTGTTCAGGCTTCTTAATATGTTCCCGGGCAGTATCTTTGTGTTTGATGACATAGACGGCAATAATCTTGGCGAAAAAAGTAATCTTACTAGTACGTTCATCACATGTATTGATGCAACCAATTCAGCCAAATTCTCTGGGATCTTGATATTGACTATCAATGAACCACAACGACTCCATTCGACAATCAGGACTCGTGCTGAACGTATTGACGAAGTTATTCATGTATTGAATCCGAACAGTGTTGATCAGATTGCTGATATTGTACACCAGCGCTACATTCATCTTGGCAAGACGGCCCCCGATTGGGTAGATGTGGATAATGATGAGTTCAAGGCGGCTGCCGAAAAAATCATTTCGGCAAACTTTACTCATGCACATGTCGCATCGTTGATTAGCGATCTTGCCGATTTGTATTCTGACGGGTATGAATGCGCCGATTTTGCTCGTCTGATTGACAAGCGTATCAGTAGTATCAATAACGCAAAGATGGTGGCTGATTCGGATGGTCATATTACTACAGCGCCTGCCGAAAAAACGAATCGTGCCCGTGTGTTGTATAAGGTTTAG
- a CDS encoding galactosyltransferase-related protein, whose protein sequence is MRSNPDYKAYVMGDADSYLDDACIEYIRNNWNKGSLVFPYSEAIYLKEVDTRRVVIGQPLTPGPKDHGVHVTRQTGLCNVFTKATFDAIGGFDEDFNNWGAEDDAFLVKCQRLVGPILRNTDRGTVYHLFHPVVNTMQYIKSSVYVENRRRCACIRRMTDDDLHDYVAGNVSLKSLITKYDRLGRLSVQLEWHCTNEHYLTIDTTIYDIDRSGEMTFTKILDEVLKEDGPEYVVEFIDGIFKPISDLSIAQLEEINAYREKACSLAKMSLKPTDTQSSMH, encoded by the coding sequence GTGCGATCTAATCCGGACTATAAGGCTTATGTGATGGGCGACGCAGATTCATACCTTGATGACGCTTGTATCGAGTATATTCGTAACAACTGGAACAAGGGCTCCTTGGTGTTTCCGTATTCGGAGGCCATCTACTTGAAAGAGGTTGATACCCGCCGTGTGGTCATCGGACAGCCATTGACACCGGGTCCTAAGGACCATGGTGTGCATGTTACCAGACAGACTGGGCTTTGCAATGTATTTACAAAGGCCACGTTTGACGCCATTGGTGGGTTTGATGAAGACTTTAATAATTGGGGCGCCGAGGACGATGCATTCTTGGTAAAATGCCAGCGGCTTGTTGGTCCGATATTACGAAATACAGATCGTGGAACTGTATACCATTTGTTTCACCCGGTGGTAAATACAATGCAGTATATTAAGTCTAGCGTTTATGTCGAGAATAGACGCCGTTGTGCATGTATTCGACGAATGACCGACGATGATCTGCATGATTACGTTGCTGGAAATGTATCGTTGAAATCTCTAATTACAAAGTACGACCGTCTCGGTCGTCTAAGTGTCCAATTGGAATGGCATTGTACCAATGAGCATTACCTGACGATTGATACTACCATTTATGACATTGACCGCAGTGGTGAAATGACGTTTACCAAGATATTGGATGAAGTCCTGAAAGAAGATGGCCCCGAATATGTGGTCGAGTTTATTGACGGAATTTTTAAGCCGATTTCTGATTTGTCTATCGCCCAATTGGAAGAAATAAATGCCTACCGGGAGAAAGCATGCTCTTTAGCAAAGATGTCTTTGAAGCCGACGGATACTCAAAGTTCAATGCATTAA
- a CDS encoding Hsp20/alpha crystallin family protein, giving the protein MGIFGNLLGKLFGTSHNDDETPEVVKLEGRRKMDNSDTLIFTGQPDYTSTIMDGTENGSKISPAAIAAMQQETARISAANPIDGQINVKRGRGVGNMPQQMPPQPPRPQQQPFNPQMPPPPAQQAPQQYYPPQQQYYPQPQQPPIAPAQNIPISGDSQSEFYLDEPFSELVLTNNECHVIVDLPGVKKNDVSISLTPENDVKIVYTRNTYSDSIKGMVKGSKGKRPKIESQINIPDYLLGKHEVSYHIPRAVDESKITCSFEYGQVHVVLGLRVAVEGVTISIA; this is encoded by the coding sequence GTGGGAATTTTCGGGAATTTGCTTGGGAAACTTTTCGGCACGTCACATAATGATGATGAAACACCGGAAGTTGTCAAACTAGAAGGAAGACGAAAAATGGATAATTCAGATACTTTGATCTTTACTGGCCAGCCTGATTACACATCGACTATTATGGATGGAACTGAAAACGGGTCTAAAATTTCCCCAGCGGCTATTGCGGCTATGCAGCAGGAGACCGCACGTATTTCGGCGGCCAACCCTATTGACGGACAGATTAACGTGAAGCGTGGCCGTGGTGTCGGCAATATGCCTCAGCAGATGCCGCCGCAACCGCCTAGACCGCAACAACAGCCGTTTAATCCGCAGATGCCGCCACCGCCGGCGCAACAGGCGCCACAGCAGTATTACCCGCCGCAGCAACAATATTACCCGCAGCCTCAGCAACCTCCTATTGCTCCGGCGCAGAATATTCCGATTTCAGGTGATTCGCAATCTGAGTTTTATCTGGACGAACCGTTTTCTGAATTGGTGCTGACTAATAATGAATGCCATGTCATTGTAGACTTGCCGGGCGTAAAAAAGAACGATGTTAGTATCAGTCTTACGCCGGAAAACGACGTGAAGATCGTGTATACACGAAATACATATAGCGATAGTATCAAGGGGATGGTCAAGGGTTCGAAGGGTAAACGCCCTAAAATTGAATCACAGATCAACATCCCAGACTATCTTCTCGGAAAGCACGAAGTGTCGTATCACATTCCCCGTGCTGTGGATGAATCTAAGATTACATGCTCGTTCGAATACGGACAGGTTCATGTAGTGCTTGGACTGAGGGTGGCGGTTGAGGGAGTCACCATCAGTATTGCTTAA